A region from the Acyrthosiphon pisum isolate AL4f chromosome A1, pea_aphid_22Mar2018_4r6ur, whole genome shotgun sequence genome encodes:
- the LOC100159584 gene encoding larval cuticle protein A2B: FHFVQFAVFTSVLAAVAHGSPVYTAAPYAAYPYEAAPYSPTLYAPVPYYAAAAPKSYDADYDPNPSYSYAYDVHDQLTGDSKSQHESRHGDVVHGSYSLVDPDGTRRTVDYTADPHNGFNAVVTKEPLAKGYGAAPARAAYPVKSYAPAPAVYPAAVNAYAPIYPAVKAYAPSPYHTYPAYH; encoded by the coding sequence TTTCATTTTGTTCAGTTCGCAGTATTTACGTCGGTCCTGGCAGCGGTGGCGCACGGTTCCCCCGTGTACACGGCCGCCCCCTATGCGGCCTACCCCTACGAGGCTGCCCCGTATTCGCCCACTCTATACGCGCCGGTTCCGTACTACGCGGCGGCGGCGCCCAAGTCGTACGACGCGGACTACGACCCGAACCCGTCGTACTCGTACGCGTACGACGTGCATGATCAGCTGACGGGAGACTCAAAGAGCCAGCACGAGAGCAGGCACGGTGACGTGGTGCACGGGTCGTACAGCCTGGTGGACCCCGACGGCACCAGGCGGACGGTCGACTACACCGCGGACCCGCACAACGGTTTTAACGCGGTCGTCACCAAGGAACCGCTGGCCAAGGGCTACGGAGCCGCGCCCGCCCGCGCCGCTTACCCGGTCAAGTCGTACGCGCCCGCGCCAGCCGTCTACCCGGCGGCCGTCAATGCTTATGCGCCAATCTACCCGGCCGTCAAGGCGTACGCACCGTCGCCGTACCACACGTACCCGGCTTACCACTGA